Proteins co-encoded in one Brassica oleracea var. oleracea cultivar TO1000 chromosome C4, BOL, whole genome shotgun sequence genomic window:
- the LOC106340964 gene encoding glycine-rich protein DC9.1-like: MERNVIHEQQEQAYTQVEGGMSRRDCQQQYVPRGSLQNQRGHRGARRGYSNARGGRAGDGGYSNGWYESYDNSGGNSYQRSYYNSRGRGHGGGNGYSYNNHRDSNVTVASSLLCLWLLCAPH, encoded by the coding sequence ATGGAAAGAAATGTGATTCATGAACAGCAGGAACAAGCCTACACTCAGGTAGAAGGAGGGATGTCAAGGAGAGATTGCCAGCAACAGTATGTGCCACGTGGATCCCTCCAGAACCAAAGAGGTCATCGAGGTGCTCGAAGAGGCTATTCCAATGCCCGAGGAGGTAGAGCTGGTGATGGTGGCTACTCGAATGGGTGGTATGAATCTTATGATAATTCCGGTGGAAACAGTTACCAAAGGAGCTACTACAACAGCAGAGGAAGGGGGCATGGTGGTGGAAATGGCTATTCATACAACAACCACCGAGACTCTAACGTCACCGTTGCGTCTTCGCTTCTCTGCCTTTGGCTTTTGTGTGCGCCTCATTAG